A single region of the Eulemur rufifrons isolate Redbay chromosome 8, OSU_ERuf_1, whole genome shotgun sequence genome encodes:
- the LOC138389724 gene encoding ras-like GTP-binding protein O-RHO: protein MAANRKKLVTVDDGACGKTWLLIVFSKDQFPEVYVLTVFDNYVVDIKVDGKQKTSQINGPRKSSISVPMFPSSLLGTRRIFKMMSTQGGS, encoded by the exons ATGGCTGCCAACAGGAAGAAACTGGTTACTGTTGATGATGGAGCTTGTGGCAAGACTTGGTTGCTCATAGTCTTTAGCAAGGACCAGTTCCCAGAGGTGTATGTGCTCACGGTGTTTGACAACTATGTGGTAGATATCAAGGTGGATGGAAAGCAG AAAACGTCCCAGATAAATGGACCCCGGAAGTCAAGCATTTCTGTACCAATGTTCCCATCGTCCTTGTTGGGAACAAGAAGGATCTTCAAAATGATGAGTACACAAGGAGGGAGCTAG